The Gasterosteus aculeatus chromosome 18, fGasAcu3.hap1.1, whole genome shotgun sequence genome segment ACTATAAGGTAAAAGATGGAGAGTTTATTTCAGGAGATGTGCATTATCTCACAGGAATATACAATGTTGTGTTATATGGGGAATGATGCAGTTCCTTCTCTAAACTCAAACAAATGTCTGCACCAAATAGCGATCACATGAATGTAATTAATTGAACTACAGGAAATTGAGCATCTGTCCTTTCCTGAAGCGACTCATATAAGGTTCTACTTCTGTTTTAATTCATAGTTACTGACGGGCCTATTGAGGGAGTAAAACTTAACACATCttaaaattcaaaatgtttatgaatgaatgaatgaatatttatgaattatgtttatGAAACACAATCATTTCAAGCAATACAAAGATGGATATAAGAGGAAATAGTCCTAAAAAACCTCCTTCCTTTTAAAGGAACCCGCCTGCTTTTGTCTGCTGAAGCCGGACGTTGTGTCTCTGGTATCTGAGGGTCTCTGGTGTTCCACAGGGCTCGATCCGAGGCCCTCCGTCGTTTACAGCCCCTTGGGTCATATTCTCCTGAAGCAAAGAACCTGCACTCATCTATATGTTGCACTACAGGTCCTGTAATAATAGTGGACTGcttatcaaatatatttttttctttttatttggttACAGGAGAAAACAAACTCAAGAGAAGCACGGCACCTCCTCCAAACACAAAATAAGCCCTTTCATATGGAAATAGACTAATTGATTTCCTAAAATCCACATTAAAGCCGTGTATAATTGTGCTCGCTGTTTTAGAGCAATTAAAGCAGAATTTTCCCAACAGTTAATGACTATTATGGGATTTGCGTAATTGAGGCTCAGGTTGAATAGGCTCTGGGTTTTTTGGAATGATTCTGCTCAGAAATCCACCGCAGGGTTTTAACACGCGGTCGACATGCGAGTGAGTCTCTGCCCATGACCCTCATGTTGTCACAATACACCACATTCGATCCATTCAAGTTTGTGACAACCTCGATCCGCTCCCTCATGTATCAAAACACCAGTTGCGTCCTTCAAGGCCCCCGTGTGGGTGGCGGAAACTCAACATAACATAAACATAATAGTAACATAAAAGTAATACAATTGTTATGTTTTTAACTTCTGAACGTGTCTTGATCACTGCATCACGGTGCAAAAGTTCCTACACAACTACTTCACTCGTTAAAACTCCTTAAAACCCACGCACCGCACACAGGAAGTGGCCGTTGCCATAGCGACGTCACCCGTTACTTTGCCGACTGGCGCTCTGAAGCCTCGAGGTCATCGTCCGTTCAAGTTTTTAGACACTTGTGCATTTGTGTTCTGTTGCGATTCCATGAAATGGAGCGGATGACCTGGTCCGCGTGGTGGCTCTGGGGGGTCCGACGTGAGCCGACTGTGGCCCCTCTGACCTGAGAATCATCTCCTGtcggagagcaggaggagcagagacggTTACTGATGGTGTTTTGTGACCTCTCGTCTCTCTGCAGCGTCTACGGCTGCCCGCTGGCCAAGAAGAGGAAAGCTCTGGAGAAACAACCGCTGGAGCCGGCTGCCAAGAGGAGGCCCTTCCTCACGCCCTGcaacgggggggaggaggacgccgGCGCCTACGCCCGGTACCAGAACCGAGCCCTCGCGGAAGGGAAGGAGCAGGGTGAGGtagtggaggaggacgaggaggaagaggaggcggagagagaaggagatgaagacgTGGAGGACGAGTTCTCGGAGGACaacgaggagcaggaggaagaggaggaggatgaagaggaggaggtagaggtgGGGAGAGCGGGTGCGACAATGGGAGGAGAgcgggcggaggaagaagaggaggaggaggaagaggaggaggggatgtacgaggaggaggaagaagtggaggatggtgatgatgaggaggatgagggagaggaagatgaggaggaggatgaggaggagccaCGTCGTCAGCATGGTGAGTTTCCTGATTCTTTCTTTGTTCCCAAACGCATTTGAAAAGTGTTTTGATCCGAACTAACTGTTCATAGTAAAACTGAACTGAGTCACaataattaataatgataaatTACTGCTGGAAGACCGGCTGTCCTCGTGTCCTTTGACACGAAGTCCAACAAGACAAATTAAAATCTGCATGAGAACAGTAAAattatatatgtttttaaaaaagcaactaaaatatttaaaacaataaataggATCTAAAAATATGAAAACCAAATTATGACTCATTTTTTCCATTCTTCcatatttaaaaacagaagaaataagATAATATAACTGCAGATAATGTGACTTACAGGGaggtgtcatttgtgtttttattttagaactgagtcaaaactatattcaacccaaaacttattttttattttgaacacattgttgtatttttcaatgttaatcttttaggttcacatttgtttttttaatgatcatGACCCATAGAAAGTCAAGTAGGAGACTTATTCATGGTGGACAGTTAAATCATCTACGTGACTGTGCGTCAGTCTCTTTATAACACAAAGAGGGCTCGGATGCAGTGGATGGGCCCATTGATCAGTCCTCTTGGGACAGCGTCCTCTGGGTCTGCAGAGTCCCAGAACCAGATGGACGGGGCTTCTCTGGGACCGATGTCCCGTCCTGCATCGTCCTCTGAACCTGCAGTGGGAGAAGAGGAAGTGATGAGAGCTGCTGAGACGAGTCTGCGGTAGACcagatgctctctctctctcccgacacgtccccccccccctcctgtcctcAATCGCTTCTGACAGCGCTTCACGAATAATCGGGAGAGGAGCTGTGCTGAGTTATTaactccccccctcctcgtGTCACATGCGCTCGCCTCGGCTTCTCCTCCTGAGAATATTTATGGCTCCCCGAATCGGAGCACCTCACCCGCCTCCCTTTTCAATTTCTCTGCTCTCACTCGCGTCTCTGTCCCCAAAATCCACAGCGAGGCTTAGCGGGGAGAGCGGCTCTgggttgtgtgttttatgtgagtAAATAGTGGATCATAATTGGGAGGGATGCTGCTAATGTATTCAGGAGAATATGAGAAGAAACGGGGCTCATCAGCACCACTGAGTTTATTATAGGCTGTAAAAAGCTTCCTTTCCTTTTCATCTGCAGGATTATTATTCTGTAAATGAACAGATGGTTATAATATCTACCAAATTAATcaatttcctcttttgtttttgacCAATTACCTTGTTTATGTAGTTTGTGGCGCAGAATACCGGGCTGTGAGACGTTCTTGTATCTGGATGTCTGAgaggtttctttctctctttcccccgACGGCAGAGAACCACTACAAACCCGCGGGACAATCAAAGCTGCTTCTCATTCAGaaggacgacaacaacaaccacagctGCACCATCGGCGGCGGCAACGCCCCCGGGGAGGATTACGAGAACTACGACGAGCTGGTCGCCAAGTCGCTGCTCAACCTGGGGAAGATCGCGGAAGACGCCGCCTACCAGGCCCTGACCGAGTCCGAGATGAACAGCAACTCCTCCAACAGCGgcggggaggacgaggacgacgaggagtACGACGCCGGCGGCCGCGGCGGCCGCAAGGGCGAGCTGAGCGTGGACTTGGACAGCGACGTGGTCCGGGAGACGGTGGACTCCCTCAAGCTGCTGGCGCAGGGACACGGCGCCATGCTGCCCGAGGACGGCTACCCGGACGGCGGCATGCTGGGCGACGCGGGCCACCACGCCAACGGGAGGCCCGGCGTCGGGGTGAGGGTTCAGGCGGacgagagcgaggaggaggtgtgCCTCAGCAGCCTGGAGTGTCTGAGGAACCAGTGCTTCGATCTGGCCCGGAAGCTGAGCGAGACGCAGGCGTGCGACCGCCCGGCCCTCCACGCGCTGCACCACCAGCTCCAGTTGCCGGCGGACCACCAGGTGGTGCATCACCTGAACAGGTTCGTCATCTCCGAAAGAGCCTTTTGATCGTGTTGTTGCTTGTTCCACCTACTCGTATTTCCGCCTACTTTTGTGTCCTATGAAAGGCTCTGCAGGTAGATTAAAGCCTTATTTATGCTTATGACCCACATTAGCGTAATTACCGGCGACTTCTCTGTGGCTCCATGGGTCGGCTTTGAAGTGAGGCAAAGGTGCTGTGTGAGATGAAAGGGAAACGTGCAGAACGGCGGAAAACAACAGGTTGTTAGTTGTTGTATCATTGGGAGCCCTCATACAAACATCAGATCTCATGGAGACGAAGCCCTCCATCGACCTTAAACGGGCTCCTGCTCTTAAAGCTACATCCTCGCCACTGGCCGTAGATAGAAGTCTATGACGGGACTTATCAAAATATACTCTCTGAAGCGTCAGACCTGGCCCAAgggtttattgttttaaagGAACAAAAGAAGTTAAGGATTACGAGCTTCATTGCGTATTGACATTGGCAGTCATTCCAGACTCCGCACCAGATGGTCGAACTTCTAGATCCAAACAGTGTGCCTGAGGCGTCCCGGCATTCCAGTGATCCGTCACTCACTGGCGGCCATTTCTGGTCCCACCGTCGGCTCAGGTACGACAGCTGCCAGCAGAGCGCCCAGGAGGAGCACCGGTCCCTGGAGCGCAGCTACTCCGACATGGTGAACCTGatgaagctggaggagcagctgagtcCGGGGTCCAGAGGGTATCCGACCAGCTGCAGCCAGGAGGGCGACGAGGACACCACGTCGGTGGCCTCCGACCGCTCGGACGAGACCTTCGACATGGCCAAGGGAAACCTGTCGCTGCTGGAGAAGGCCATCGCCCTGGAGTCGGAGAGGGCGAAGGTCATGAGGGACCGCATCGCCTCGGAGCACTCGCTGCCCCGTcgggaccaccaccaccaccaccaccaccgaggCCACGGCGAGCACAGCTCGCGGCTGAGCTGCGCCGGAGAGGAGCGCAAGTCCAGGATGCACCACGACGGGTTGAAGAGGGCGTTCTACCCGAAAGGTAACGAAGGGAACATCTCGCTATGCCACGTTTCCATGTCTGTGCACAGGTTTGTTGctggggagtttttcctccGTCGCGTCGTCACCCAGTTGGTCCCACCTCAGATGTTTTACAtcagagaaagaaaagccttttttcttcCACGCCAGGACTATTTTTATCAGGGCTTCCAGAGGCAGATTTAGTTCAGCCAGTCAGTCGGTGAGTGTAACTCCGCAGCATCACAAGACTTTGTTTCTGTACCGTGTCCAAAGTCATCGTCCCATCATGTTCCCTCTCCAAATTCTGCCAATTTGCCAATGTGACCTGAATCTGCTTTTTTCCTCCAAAGATCTGACTTCAAGTCAGCGAGGAGGACGTTTATCTCGTCTTATTGTAAccctcaaaaaaacacacaactgtaactttaatgccCCCATCTGCCCCCGATTGGACCATTCCTGACCCTTAAAACCTGTTGTGTTAATTCCGAAATTTTGAACATGGGCTCCGATGAGATAATGGGCCTGGTTTTCAACAGCaacacagttttcttttttcccccgcaGATGCTCAGTTTTCCTCTGACAGCAGCTTATGTTGTTAAAATAGGCCGTTGTGGGAACATCAGACGGCCGGCTTGTCAGGCATGAGTAATGGCAATCTGCGTGGCCCGTTAGGAGAGCAAATCCATCCGTGTGACGCTCTCTTCGGCCTATTTCTCTAAATCCACTCAAATGCGCCTCCCTCCCGGCGGCGTTGCAGTCGCCGCTGTGCGGTTATCAGCCTCGCATCGGCTCCAAACGCTTCGGTACCACAGAGGAAGTTCTTCTTTAGTCCAAAACTTCCATTACGATCAACACTCCCATCGGGGACGTCACGCTCCTCTCCGGTGCCAATTCGCCGGCCCAATCGACCCAAATCTGCACCGTGAATCTGTTCCGCTGACTTTTGCAGTGGTTCCCAATCTGGGGGGCGCGCCCTCTAGGGGAGGCGCAGTGGAATTACATGGACGCAACTTCATCACCACAAcgataaaacaatacaaaacaaaatgataataaataccAGTGTTGTGGTGAAGATAAGGGCACTACATCATATGGTACCTCATGTCCTAATGATGtaaagacagagaaaaagaaaaagatacatTTACGACTGGTGAAAAGTGTAAATCCGAGTCTCACCATCACAACAACAGAAGGTAAAAGTGTGAAACTACGAGGAGGCACATCTGTCCCCCGGGCTTCACAGGCAGAGTGTCTTCCAGCCTGCGGACTCATCTcacgtctctctgtcctctccagACTCTTCCCGAGGGGACAAGAAGGAGAGCAAGTGTCCGACGCCGGGCTGCGACGGCACCGGCCACGTGACGGGTCTCTACCCGCACCACCGCAGCCTGTCCGGGTGTCCCCACAAAGACCGGGTCCCTCCTGAGAGTAGGTCCCTCTGCCCGGaggtctcacacacagcttcaaACAGAGACCACGATGAGCGTCTTTAGTCCAACGGAAACAAGTGACCTCCGACCTTTTAAAGCCATCATAAAGACCATATGTGCATTCCTTTGGTCTGTTAGGCTCCTCCCAAACTAAATAATCAAAATGCCATCCCATAATGTTCAATGAAGGCTCAATCAGGCTGTTCACTTATTATTGAGCTTATTGACGTTTCATTTGAACACAACCACATTGTTTTGCCTCTGAGAAATGTTGCTGAAAGCTAAAACCATCATCGATTAAAACTGATCTGTTGTGTCTTCTGTTCTAAAACTGAACTGATTCCCGTACGAGCAGCGTCACGTCTGCGACACATTTATCATCCAAACCTTCACCTCCTGACTTTGTATCTTCTGGACACAATGGAGAGTCTGACATTATTGCATCAAACGACATGTTGGATGGATTGTGTAGCGGCGAAACATTGGACATGCATGACTccacatctgtgtttttttgataAATACTTTCTGTTTGACTTGCTGAAAGCTGAGCGCAGGATTTAGAAGTTTGTTATGAATCAGAATATAATTTGCAATCGTGTGACAAAATGCTCTTTAAGTTTTcactttcctttcctccctcctcatcacaCCCGCCTGATGTCTGGTTTCCGTTCATGACGTGCATGAAGAAATCAGTTTGATGCACCAGCTGCTAAATAACAAATGCATGAGAAAACCTCCGAAGCTGCTTTAATCCCGCTCACTAAATGTGTCGTTAGATCAGGTGAAACGTGAGGAACACAACAAAAGGATATTTAAATACCTTTTAGTTTTTTGGTATTTTGGGCTGTATTTTCGCCTCTTGTCTCATTTATCTGTAGTAACTATCATATATAATATCTCTGAGCCCAAATAATACAAGCTAGATTTCTCAGAAGCTCAATATTAAAACCACAATGATAATAATCGCCAGCGGGAAAagacctccgcccccccccccccggtgcttgCGCTGCACTGGTGTACCTGGCGGAGGTCGCATGTCCTCTCCCGCCGGCGTCGGCCATCGTCACGCCGCCCGCCTGCATGCCGAGCCGCCGCAGTAACTCTCCTGTCTGCTCCTAACCCTCGCTGTCTTTCTCACCTTCTCCTGTCTGTCAAAGTCCTTGCCATGTATGAGAATGTTTTAAAGTGCCCCACTCCCGGCTGCTCTGGACGGGGTCATGTCAATAGCAACCGGAACTCGCACCGCAGGTGAGTGACAGCGGCcgtcggcccgcgggccgcagGGCCCAAGAAACAAACATGGCCGACACGTGAATGTGGAACGTTTACCGCGCGAAAGGCTTGAAGTGTGCGCGCTTTTCTGATTGGTagacacacacttcctgtttacttTAATCCAGAAAGTGGAATAAGGCTTTAAGGCTGCGAATGACGcagggttttattttttcaggtcAGGTCGGATGTTACGAGCCGCTCTCGTTTTACACACAACCCTGAAACACAAGATCTTCTTTTACCCCTCCAGTGTTGCTGTTTTTGTCCCTAAGAGAGCGTTTGGTCTCCTGATACCAGGGAATTACCACATTTCCTCTCGCATGAAATGATCTCTGTGGCTGCAAAATTCCCAGGCTCAGGATGTGGTGGAAAAGAAGGGggctttaatttaaatgtttgagCTTAAGGTGCGTCACATCAGGCAGACcatcacacacgcgcacacacacacacacacacacacacactttgaattATGTAAAGTGATTAGGATTCACACTCTTCTCCTCACACATACATAGAGCCTGAaaccacagacacagatttatgcacacacacttgcacacactcacacgcagacagacttgcacacacacacacacacacacacacacacacacacaaaggatcTCACAGACAGCCGCACACGTGCAGACAGAGAagctcacgcgcacacacacacacacacacacacacacacacacacgcacacacacacactggctcagACGTGGCCGCGGGGTGTGTTATGTAGCACAGCTCCGCTGGGAAAGGAAACAAAGCGCTAGCTAGTTAGCGTAGCCACCGTTAGCTAGCGGCTCACACAGCTTTCATGTCTGgcagttgccatggaaacgccTTCATAGCAGCAGCATCTGCCGTGCTGGTCTGTCACACAATGCTCACACGCTCCTATCAaccttaaagtgtgtgtgtgtgtgtgtgtgtgtgcgtgcgtgagtgagCTTTCATTCCTCTCGTGTATCAAGTGATTGGGAATCGCCCGGAGTgacagacggagggagaagTTTTAGTTTTAAATACAAGCCGTTTCTCTTTTAGTCCAAAACTcacggcagaaaaaaaaagaccttaGAGGCTCGTCAGAGACTTCGTTTGGGAAGAAACGGGTTTGTTTGGAGGTCAAAATGCGTTTAGGAGCTAAAGCGACAGCTGCGCGCGAGCTGACTGCTTCTATCTTTACTTCCTTTTATTTGGGATGAAGGGATGCAGGACTTCTGATCAGTCGGTAACCAGTCACCAAGCTGTCGCATAGTTAGTAGAGAGTCACCACACCAGTAAGTCATTGGAACCAGTCAGTGAATCCAGTGAGTCCGAGGTGAACTGGTCAATAGTCAATTCATCAAAGTCAGAAACCCTCAGTCTCTAAACCAGTCAGTCAGTAAACCAGTCCGTCAGTGAGTTGAGTCACAAACCAGCCAGTAAACCAGCAGCGCAGTCATCACAAAGTCAACCTCAACTCACAATTCATTCTGAACCTCTCTTCAGCcagatgctgtgtgtgtctgtgtggaccgTACAGTGTATGTAATCAGGCCGTGtgctgtctccctccctccctccctccctccctccttccgtcCTCCAGTCTGTCCGGCTGCCCCATCGCTGCAGCAGACAAGATGTCGAAGGTCCACGAGAAAAGCATCCCGACTGAGAGCGGCAGTAAGACCAATCAGACGTCAGACCGCGTGCTCAGGTACGGCCCACTCGAGTCAGAGCGACGATAAGGCGACGTGTTTTAGTGACAGCGACGTGCGTCAAATCCAAAAGTTATCCTGCCGACGCAAAGCCGACTGTATCTGGTTCTTTGCTGTTTGGGTTTTGgttcacttttattattatattattatttgctGTACAATTACATTCACCATCTAGTTTTAGATCAGGGAGGCCGTATCGTGCAAAGAATTTAACTCTGTGTCCAAAAAAAGCCTcttaaaaagtaaaacacaaaccaacaatgTTTTGGTGAACGTCTTAAGAAGACCTTTCTGTGCGTCTCTTAGATGATGGATGGTGCATTAAGCAGAAACCATTAAGCCTAAACCAGTAACCGTACTCAACAGTGTTAGTAAGGACACCAAATGATGGAATTGTCGCAGTGGGAAGCTGCTGCAGATCATTCAAACTTTATTTAActgaacagaaacaaagaaaaataaacagcttTGGGAAATATCGTCGCATGCGTGAAAGAAACCCTCTTCTCACATCACAACTCAAGGATGCCAAAGGGTCACCTATTTGTATTAATGTCATACAAAGCagacattttaaacaaagagaaaggaaCAGCGTGCTAACGTCTCCCTCCTGAAGCAGTTTGCTTTCTCAtgcaaaacaatacattttaattggGGAAGCCCACTGGTGAAGATGCAGACATAATGAACACAGCGTCTAATCTGTCTTTGCTTTTGGGAAACGTTGATTATATTCACGCTCATTGCTTAAATGAAAGAGAAGCCAAATGGTAgagtgtaacccccccccccctcgcccccctcttCAGGCCGATGTGCTTCGTCAAGCAGCTGGAGATCCCTCAGTACGGCTACAAGAACAACGTCCCCACCAGCACGCCGCGCTCCAACCTGGCCAAAGAGCTGGAGAAATACTCCAAGACCAGCTACGACTACGGCGGCTACGACGGGCAGCACGGCGGCGGCTACGGGAAGCGAGGCCTCGCCACCAAGCTCCCCCACGGCCGGGACACCTCCCCCAAAGGATACGACGGTGAGTTACGCCGTCTCCTTTGTTTACggaaaaaggagaggaggaagtgtgGTGGGTTCGTCTCTTTTACGTCACGGCGCGCCGGCGCCGCTTCCGCAGCACAATGGTGGAATGTAAATCAGCTAGGGGAAGAATGACGAGTGGTGATGAGAGGAAGCAGGTGTGGTTCAGTCTTTACTCACATGCCAAATGATCCACCTCCtgcaaacacataaatacatcttATTTTAATCAGCGTTCCCAGTTTCGTACACTCTCGAGGAGAAATGAGGAGAAAGAAACAGATTTGCACTCAGTCCTGTAAGGGAAGCAAACCTGCAGTGATTCCCACTATGGAGgattccttttctcttttcccgtTGCAGGGAGAACATTTTGTACTTGACAACAAAAGCTtgatacacacagacagacacacacagacagacacacactcacacatgctctGTATAGTCAGTGCATTCTCTTTGTTAGAGCGCTGAAAAAACGACGGTGTTTTCCGCCTCTCCACATGGAGGGGAGATAAAAAGAAGAGAGGCGAGTTATGGAAATGCCGAGCCAAGAGGCTTTTTGGACGGAGGTGatgtggagggaggaggtgcagatggagggaggaggtgcagaTGGAGGGATTGTGAAGCGGGACGGAGATAATGGAGGCGAGTTTCTTGGCTGGGAGCCATTAGCGAGACgcaggaaagagagggaggtttTTTAGACGAGGTGTCTCCCCCCTGATATCACCCCTCCTCTCCAgcatcctttcctccctcctatCCAGCATCCTTCCCTGCCTCCTCTCCAGCATCCTTCCCTGCCTCCTCTCCAGCATCCTTCCCTGCCTCCTCTCCAgcatccttccctccctcctctccagcatccttccctccctcctctccagcatcctttcctccctcctctccagcatccttccctccctcctctccagcatcctttcctccctcctctccagcatccttccctccctcctctccagcatcctttcctccctcctctccagcatccttccctccctcctctccagcatcctttcctccctcctctccagcatcCTTTCCTCCATGACCTTCACCCTGCCCCACAGCTGACTATTCCTTCCtccttgtgttttattgtgttcttctacgtttattttcttttagttgAGACTTAAATATACTTCACGTAGTGTCAATAAACAGTCAAGAATTTCCCTTCAAAAGTGGTCCTTGTAGTTTGTGGGTTGGGAGGAAGTGGAGGTTTGTGGGGAACTATTTGCTGCAGCGGATGAATCCACATTTGGTGCTCATGTATTTCTGCAGTTCGGTTAAACAGACAAAGTTAGACCTgctccttttttacattttgtgccAATCTGCAACTCAAAAGTAAGTTTTATGATTGTTGTTCACTTTGCAGAATGAATACGCTTACATGCACcaaatatgaaatataaagTTAAAGAGGATCGCTGATAATATGTTTGTATATTGATAACTGATAATTAGTTGGATATAATGATGCTATAACCTGAACTCTAGAAACAACTCTTTCAGACACAATACGTTGATTTTACGAACCATGATGTCATATaaacatataacatatataataataatttcataaTAGAggaacacaggtgtgtgtgtgtaaatgtgtccgGTAAGGATAATAAAACTTGATGACTGTTTATTTGGTTCCTGATGAACATCACAACATAAATATCACCGTCTCTGTTTCCCTTcatctatttttatttcttatttataaATGAAACTCCTCGTTTTGGACGATTTCTGATCCATCTGCTGCAGTTTGGATGAACGCCAGCGGCAATCTAACAAATCAACcctctgcgtgtctgtgtgtgcgtctgtgtgtgtgcgtctgtgtgtgtgtgtctatgtgtcggtgtgtgtgtgtgtgtgtgcacatttctgtgtgtgtgactgtgtgcgtgtgtctgtgtgtgtgtgtgtgcatgtgtctgtgtgtgtgcacatttctgtgtgtgtgtctgtgtgtgtgtgtgtgtgtgtgcatgtgtctgtgtgtgtgcacatttctgtgtgtgcgtgtgt includes the following:
- the myt1la gene encoding myelin transcription factor 1-like, a isoform X10; the protein is MEVNAARKRHRTRSKGVRAAVEAATQELFSCPTPGCDGGGHVSGKYARHRSVYGCPLAKKRKALEKQPLEPAAKRRPFLTPCNGGEEDAGAYARYQNRALAEGKEQGEVVEEDEEEEEAEREGDEDVEDEFSEDNEEQEEEEEDEEEEVEVGRAGATMGGERAEEEEEEEEEEEGMYEEEEEVEDGDDEEDEGEEDEEEDEEEPRRQHENHYKPAGQSKLLLIQKDDNNNHSCTIGGGNAPGEDYENYDELVAKSLLNLGKIAEDAAYQALTESEMNSNSSNSGGEDEDDEEYDAGGRGGRKGELSVDLDSDVVRETVDSLKLLAQGHGAMLPEDGYPDGGMLGDAGHHANGRPGVGVRVQADESEEEVCLSSLECLRNQCFDLARKLSETQACDRPALHALHHQLQLPADHQVVHHLNRYDSCQQSAQEEHRSLERSYSDMVNLMKLEEQLSPGSRGYPTSCSQEGDEDTTSVASDRSDETFDMAKGNLSLLEKAIALESERAKVMRDRIASEHSLPRRDHHHHHHHRGHGEHSSRLSCAGEERKSRMHHDGLKRAFYPKDSSRGDKKESKCPTPGCDGTGHVTGLYPHHRSLSGCPHKDRVPPEILAMYENVLKCPTPGCSGRGHVNSNRNSHRSLSGCPIAAADKMSKVHEKSIPTESGSKTNQTSDRVLRPMCFVKQLEIPQYGYKNNVPTSTPRSNLAKELEKYSKTSYDYGGYDGQHGGGYGKRGLATKLPHGRDTSPKGYDAKRYCKTSSPASSTTSSYAPSSSSSLSCGGGGAGGGGGGGGGGSSASSTCSKSSFDYTHDMEAAHMAATAILNLSTRCRELPHALGGKPQDLLTQISAVHLSPVGDLEDGGPLDVGGQPGGPEGSGTVLTPLQPMSPQRQALLSSRCYQLSEADCWDLPVDYTKIKRLGGEEEHKESAYFSSLHQADQLDPFQELLEEQRYPAEAPVHSPKHHKYPACKEGKKELLTLSSCQLADKNIRGIMTTNSQDLRCPTPGCDGSGHITGNYASHRSLSGCPRAKKSGIKILHSKEDKDDQEPIKCPVPGCDGQGHVTGKYASHRSASGCPLAAKRQKDNYVNGSQFVWKSGKTDGMSCPTPGCDGSGHVSGSFLTHRSLSGCPRATSAMKKARMSGVEMLTIKQRASKGIENDEEIKQLDEEIKDLNESNTQVESDMIKLRTQITTMETNLKSIEEENKVIEQQNDSLLHELANLSQSLINSLANIQLPHMEPMNEQNFDTYVSTLTDMYTHQDQYQSPENKALLENIKQAVQGIQV
- the myt1la gene encoding myelin transcription factor 1-like, a isoform X7; amino-acid sequence: MEVNAARKRHRTRSKGVRAAVEAATQELFSCPTPGCDGGGHVSGKYARHRSVYGCPLAKKRKALEKQPLEPAAKRRPFLTPCNGGEEDAGAYARYQNRALAEGKEQGEVVEEDEEEEEAEREGDEDVEDEFSEDNEEQEEEEEDEEEEVEVGRAGATMGGERAEEEEEEEEEEEGMYEEEEEVEDGDDEEDEGEEDEEEDEEEPRRQHENHYKPAGQSKLLLIQKDDNNNHSCTIGGGNAPGEDYENYDELVAKSLLNLGKIAEDAAYQALTESEMNSNSSNSGGEDEDDEEYDAGGRGGRKGELSVDLDSDVVRETVDSLKLLAQGHGAMLPEDGYPDGGMLGDAGHHANGRPGVGVRVQADESEEEVCLSSLECLRNQCFDLARKLSETQACDRPALHALHHQLQLPADHQVVHHLNRYDSCQQSAQEEHRSLERSYSDMVNLMKLEEQLSPGSRGYPTSCSQEGDEDTTSVASDRSDETFDMAKGNLSLLEKAIALESERAKVMRDRIASEHSLPRRDHHHHHHHRGHGEHSSRLSCAGEERKSRMHHDGLKRAFYPKDSSRGDKKESKCPTPGCDGTGHVTGLYPHHRSLSGCPHKDRVPPEILAMYENVLKCPTPGCSGRGHVNSNRNSHRSLSGCPIAAADKMSKVHEKSIPTESGSKTNQTSDRVLRPMCFVKQLEIPQYGYKNNVPTSTPRSNLAKELEKYSKTSYDYGGYDGQHGGGYGKRGLATKLPHGRDTSPKGYDAKRYCKTSSPASSTTSSYAPSSSSSLSCGGGGAGGGGGGGGGGSSASSTCSKSSFDYTHDMEAAHMAATAILNLSTRCRELPHALGGKPQDLLTQISAVHLSPVGDLEDGGPLDVGGQPGGPEGSGTVLTPLQPMSPQRQALLSSRCYQLSEADCWDLPVDYTKIKRLGGEEEHKESAYFSSLHQADQLDPFQELLEEQRYPAEAPVHSPKHHKYPACKEGKKELLTLSSCQLADKNIRGIMTTNSQDLRCPTPGCDGSGHITGNYASHRSLSGCPRAKKSGIKILHSKEDKDDQEPIKCPVPGCDGQGHVTGKYASHRSASGCPLAAKRQKDNYVNGSQFVWKSGKTDGMSCPTPGCDGSGHVSGSFLTHRRWALSGCPRATSAMKKARMSGVEMLTIKQRASKGIENDEEIKQLDEEIKDLNESNTQVESDMIKLRTQQITTMETNLKSIEEENKVIEQQNDSLLHELANLSQSLINSLANIQLPHMEPMNEQNFDTYVSTLTDMYTHQDQYQSPENKALLENIKQAVQGIQV